The Solenopsis invicta isolate M01_SB chromosome 1, UNIL_Sinv_3.0, whole genome shotgun sequence DNA segment GAGCGTCAGTTAATCTGTCGATTGCTTCTTCTTTGGTTCTACTTTTCTTCCGCTTTGATGATTGATTTTCTGGGGCTTCATTTTCGTCATGCTCATCGTCATCTTCATAACTATCACGCGTGTTAATATTCGACACAGTAATTATCTCAGAAAGTTCAATATCACGCATGAATCCCATTTGCTCGTAATAcatccatttattttttttctttctcgcagATCCACTACGaacacttttttcttctttagcATATCTACGGTGAGTATCACAGAGATTTTTCCACTTCTTCTTAGCTGATTCTATTGTATATTTTCCATTCATTTCTTTACACACTTCCTTCCATAAggaagattttatttctttgctcCTTTGTGCAGTTGGCAACTTAATATTCCATAAAGGTTCATGAATCTCTATCGCTGAGATAAACGCTTCATCTGAGGAACAATTTTTGGAATTACTGACTACCTCAGTGTTAACCTCAGTATTTACGATTAATTCCTTTTCACCAACTGCTCTTTTCATAACGTACCATCATCTGTAACATTTGTTtcctttattacatttatacatatttacataatttagttataacgtacttaaaaaataataaactatttacCACACtgaggataaaaataataagaattattgTCTAGAAAATAAGCTTTGAACCCATGCAAGCATGGATGTAATATCATCACAAATAGTTTCACATAATCCACATGTGAAAACTGGTTCCAATTCCTAAacacagatttttaattattatttaatgtacatttactTAGGTATATATCTTTTAGAGGTTAAAAGAAATATACTACACTAAGTGCTATTTTATACGATTATTTATAAAcctacattaataaatatcaacattATATTGCTTACCTCGTTTTCCTGCTCGGAATCACTCATTTTGACAGAAAAAACAAATTGTGTTTGGTTAACGCTTAGAACATATATTACTGGAAGGAACATAGACCTATGTTCTCTGTACATTCGAGTTGACGCAGAGAAGATTGACAAAGATGGAGATACAATACGCAAAAGATTGACGAGGATGGATATAGAATGCGCCCAGTCGGCAATGCGCATGCTCCGATAAATAAAACCATAGATACGCGCGAGCCGCGCGAGCACTGCGGGGTTATGAAAAGCAGCAACAGCTAAGCCTAATTGTAAGTGGAAAGAAACagtgagaaaaataataaaattttgtataagtgATTTGAACGCGGTGATATAGATGTATTGCTATATCTGCAAAGAGCGAGATAAGGCGTCTACCTATCATGTGTAAGTATAActgtattatatattgaaatcttGAACTCTGGTAATGCGAATTTTGAAGTtatattgctaatttatttcattatttctagctataaaaataaattatgaacaattaataaattaaaaaaaaacaagtgtcTGAGAGTAGtatttgtgataaataaaataatatatggaaTTCTTATAGATTTCCGAAGAACCTTGAAATCCGCACAAAATGGTTAGCAGCATTTGGATTAAAGGAaatagatatttcaaaatccACGCGAATAtgtggaaaacattttaaagaatcatgttttcatattgtaaatattcaaggagaaaaaaaaatgttaaaaaaaggatCAAATCCAGAGTTGCTTCTTtctaaagagagaaagaaatcattaaaaaggtacatatttttttgatacaatGATTTACTTATTACCCTCTGTAGGCCGCAACTTGGGGGCCTCTGGGCCTTCTCAAGTGTGCTCAAATTTGTTTGCAATGTGATTGATGAAAGATTGATAAAATGTAGGTTAATTATCTGAAATATAAGTTATTTTGTTTCAGAAAACTAGATGAAATGTTCGATTCTCCTGAAACTTCTTCAACTGTTCCGGCATCCGTACAACTATGTGTTCCGTTAGAAGATAAGAACGAGAACCCAGAATCCCAACAAGAAGAAGCAACAGTGGAAGATTTCGTAAATGATATTCACATGGAACATAATGTAGAGGATGAAACATGTATATCACTTAGATCgccaaaatcaaatattattaagcagAAAAGATGGCGCCCAGCTTATGTTTCGCAAATAGATATAGATCATGCATTTGATACACCCCGTCGTGCAAAAAGAAACTTTGGTATAGTTGTCAGTAAATTAAATGCCTTGAAAAAGAAAGTGGTTAACTTAAATCAGAAAAATCGTAGACTGACTAAAAAGGTCGAACATTTACAGTCACTACTCAAGCTTTTAAAAGACAGAAAATTGATTTCAGAAGAAGCAGAAATGACTATACaggtatattgtatataaaataatttttttaatcatgctgagattttttaatataaagtaatatcgttgctatttgaaattgtaaaataataagatactaatgtatgattatttaatatattcttttacacattgtatgtatttatcaatatattattttcactgttattttcacatttttattttcccttGTAGACAATGACATCAGATAGCATGAAGGATATTATCGCTAGAAAGTTACAATCAAAAACGGCTAAAATTTCTCCCAGTTTAAGAGCATTTGCTATGACGTTGCATTTTTATTCGGCAAAAGCGTATAATTATGTTAGAAAACAGTTTAAGAATTTGTTGCCGCACGAAAAAACTATAGCTAAATGGTATAAAGTAATCGATGGTAATCCTGGCTTTACAAAACAAGCTTTTGATTCAATTGcccaaaaagttaaaaaagagaaaaatgttattgtcaATCTTACAATGGACGAAATGTCAATTCGTGAAAACATTCACTGGGATGGTTGTAAATTCTACGGTTACACTGATTTAGGTATCGACGGAAATGATAATCAAAGTGAACAAGTACCAAAAGCTAAAAACGCCCTGGTATTTATGGCTGTTGCACTGAATAGTAATTGGAAAGTTCCGATAggatattttcttataaatagtttaaattccATTGAAAGAGcaaatttattatctaaatGTTTAACAATGTTACACAATACGGGTGCAATATgtaattctattacatttgaTGGTGCAGCTGTTAATTTAAGCATGTGCACCAActtgaaatgtaattttaattatggaaAGCAGTTTCAACCATGGTTCGAATCCAGTTACCAAAGAAATGGTACACATTTTATCTATAGCAATtcaaataatacttaaaaaaaagaaataaaatacctAAAAGAAATGTATTAGATTTTGAAATCTTTTACAGGTTTTCGTTTTCTGGGATGCATGTCATATGctcaaattgattaaaaattgttttggatcaaagaaaatgttgatTGATGCTCAAGAACAGAAAATACTGTGGCACTATTTGCAAATGCTCCAAGATTTGCAAAAGCGCGAAGGATTAAGATGCGGCAATAAGCTAAAGCAAAGACATCTCAATTGGCAAGCCGAAAAAATGAATGTTCGGTTAGCTGCACAGTTATTAAGTAACAGTGTAGCTGATTCACTGACGTATTgcgaaaatcaaaatattataggtTTTGCAGATGCTAGTCATACTGCAGTATTTTGCAAAACTATAAATAActgttttgatattttgaatagccgtaatatttttagcaaaaatccCTTTAGTCAAAAAATCAGTTTGCAAAATATAGATAGCGTCATTGACATCATAAAACATTATATTGCTTACATAGAAGGTTTGAAATTGCAAGATGGACGTTCAATTATTAATTCGGAAAGAAAAACTGGATTTTTGggttttattatatgtttgcAAAACTCTATTgaactatttaaattattaaatctaaaaacggacggacaatttaaatatttgttaacgtATAAGCTCAGTCGAGACCATTTGGAGGTATTTTTTAGTGCATTACGGAGTCGTGGtggttttaataataatccgaCAGCATATCAATTTCGTAATGCTTACAGACGACTTCTAGGTAGGCATCAAATTTCCGGATCTGAAAAAGgaaattgcttaaattttgaGGGAATAGAAATTCTCAATGTTGAAAGTAGTAATGCTGAATGTTCACCAGATTCCATTTTTGATGAATCTGCTACTGTGTCACAAGACACAGTATCAGATCACGATTATATATCCACAATGTGGAAACTTACGCCGTACGTCGaggatactttaaaatatataagtggGTTTGTCAGCAAAGcagtaaagaaattaattcattgTGAGTTTTGTGTGCAATTGCTATTTGGCTGTGAAGATACATGCGCACTTAATCGTATCAAAAATAGAGGAGgattaacaatttcatcaaaagatgttcaattaatttgtCGAACTTGCGAAATGCATTATCGaccaatagaaaataatttgaaaaattccgatattacaaaatttcaaaataacattttccaattaataaatacaatagtatttaacaaaaaagaaatttttaatcacatttcagaacaagatattttttcaaatcacaGAACAcagttaattagattaattataaaaaaatatttacaagttcGCATACACCATACCAACAAACaaataagtgaaaaaaataattatataagacacaaatttactaaattaatattattcaataatcaataaatataatatatattatacgaacaataaaatttatcgcaACATATATGTGGTTTTCTTTTCATATCCCCAAACTCCGCGCGCATCggtttgttttgttttaagcATGCGCTCTGTCGACTAAGCGCATTATATATCCATCCTTGTCAATCTTCTCTGTGTCAACTTTTTAAGCCTATGTTCCTTCCAGTAATATATGTTCTAAGGGTTAACGTTGTAGCGACAATAGCTATTTCGCTATTGTCGCTACAACATCGATGAAATCGAACTATAGAAGCGACTACTTTCAAGCGACTAATGAAGTCACGTGACTCTTCAATTGCCAGAAAAATAGCGATAATCGCCTCCATGAAATGGTACCTTAAGACTTTTTGTCGCTTTTCATCTCCTTTGTGTTCTCAAAGCGGTAGGTTTCTTAGTTCCCGGACACCTTGTATACAcgtgtttatactaaatatataaaattataagtttatttcttactttagaaaatgttacattcatttttaacataaaatatgtatagccAACTGTCCATTAATACTGTGGTCAtcttttcctcaaaaatttgataaaatggccaatgcatatgttataatatcctaataatattagatttctaataaatgttttttctttaaatttaatagtactattaattttaaacttcaGTGAAGTGACAtatcaaacattaaaaattaactaaaataaaaatatttgcattttaaaaaacttactGGGCATCTTACTCGAATTTACTTTACTAGttaacaaatatgttattgataataatcattattaccagttaacaaataataaaaatttattttgaatcatTATACTGTATAAAATTCTAAGGCAAAAGGCCtataaagatattttcttatcgattattttgtaatatgtgAATGTAAGTAGGTGAGTGCTTTGTTGTCATAGTGATAGTCAACAGTTTGACACGTACCTCAGAATATGGAAGCATTCCAAAGCATTTCTTCCTTCATATAGTCAATGTGTTTATATAAAAAgctatttaatattacaacaactagataatttaaaaacttgcaaaacatttgcaattttgcaattataacaaaaaaataaaattttagggTCTAATATAaatcagtattttaaaataatatttatcacgtaaaatataaaaatttatctacacatatttattgaaaaactttAACCTCGTTGATCATGATGGATATGGAGATGAATGCTGAATTGGACGGTGTAagtactatttaaaaatttataatttatttatttagcaattaaaaattttttggcaTGTTTTTGTGACTTGAGCTttgaaatttgtattaaaaatgtttcaagagCACAATAGATTTAGTACTATCACTCGTATAACCCTTCTatctttaatgttatttttatcggGCTGTCTATGTGAGGTTTTGGATAAGCAATCTTTCTCATAGAAATATTCTGGAATAGCAATGAGTAATACTATTTTCAGGATGACGGAAGTGAAAGCAGTCAACCGTCTTTGGAGGGTAGTTCGGCAAGTAGCACGTTTTGTAACTTGGAGAAAGACTATGCAAGGGTAAGagcattttttttccaaaagttcttaaaaagtattttcttgTTTCCtcaattttattgcatttttgatgtgtatgatttattttttaagattcgATTTTTACACCCTACTTTCTCTTAAAACCTATCACAATGATTCTGATACATGAGAAATGTACCattaatttcaagaattattttatgtgtGATATATTGAAGCAGATGTCTCAATTTTATGGGTATTTTATAGGTTTTAAGATtacgaaattattatattttaaggaAAACTAAAATGTAAACTTGTATatagcaattaatttattgcatGTCATTTATCATCTCTGAAATGTATACAATGTTGTACTGTGAAAGAGTTGAATCTTACCTTTTAATTTCTGTATGTATACTTCTttgctagtaatattttatttgaaatattttggctcttttctttatttataatatatttatctgaaaattctttaaaacttaattatttactgttaattaattttataacaaatatactttaatatatgCTTTGTTTGATTTATATCTAGCACACGCAAAGTTATATAACAGTAATATGATttaacagaataaaataaaaaatgacacGCAATATAATCTTTACATTACAACGTCCATGTCAgttataatttcccactcatagaaaattataattatacgcagtagttaatttttttaaatcttgaatttaTGCATATTTTAGACCGGGTTAGAGTGGTCTGatcccttaaaaaaaaagattaatgatAGTGGTCCGCTTATGCTTATAATTAATTGCACGATTCATCAATTATGAATCTAtgttaaaattgtcaaatataatatgtaatatgtcaAATACAAACAATCATTGTTTTACAAGTAAGATGGTGGAAAAAATAATgcgatatttatatgtattttttcgtAGAATTTAGTGATGCTATtagataaatcaaatatattgtttaaacaatcattgttcaaacaaattatattttacaattctgACAATACATTCATAATCGGTAATTCCAGAAAATGTTATGTACAGGTGAGTATTTAAATTGCGTTACCAGACCATGTTTCTTATTTTAActataatgattaattttaatttgcagtTAATATAATCAGAACAAAATTACCTTGTAAaagaaaagataagaaaaagcgccaattgtgtgtatgtgtgtgtgtgtgtgtgtgtgcgtgtgcgcgcgcgtgtgtttgtgcgtgcgtgcgcgcgcgcgtgtgtgtgtgtgtgtgtgtgtgtacctctcaaatctttattcttttctacaaaacccaaaTGGCACTGTCTTTGTATccacattgaaaaattttcctattctaatcATGTGGTACTCTCAATAATTTCTACACAAAACCTAAAtgatactctctctctctctctccccctccctccctccttccctcccttcctctctctccctccctccctccccctctctccctcttcctttccttctctctctctctctctctctctctctctctctctctctctgtattacgattgaaaaatcttcctactTCAATCTAaatggtatttatttaaaaataaatattttagatttaatcaaatctaaatgtatttttttttaatgtatgaaatctttaaaatgtGCCAATTATAAGgagaatatattgttttttgaaataactgctgtactatttttaacaaataaaataaaagagaatatttttatttttttaataaaacccaagtagtagtatatttaattttttttaaataaaatttaaatgatactATCTGtttatttctaatgaaaaatcTGTTCTAACCCAAATAgatgtatttaattgaaaaaaaagattcaatggaatacatataacaatatacatataacatttaatcttaaagaattaaagaggaaacaaaaatataaaattttattgaaataaaaagtttttaaaccaCAAAAAtttggcgctgctagatgtctaaatataatgatgtaacaataaaaataaaaattatttttaagctgaaaatatctaataataaattataacaagtgACAAACAAGGTCAAGTAGAGCGAAATATTCAtcaataatactttaaaatttaaagtttctcTATAAGCAGATTACGCATACAATTATTTGCATAACCATGTTTTAGACTTACTTGTCCGTCTTCAATATGTTACAATTTCaattatgttgtaaaatataatagtaaggACCTCGTAGAATCCTTATGAGAAATAGCTTTCggctaatttttttaaaaatttgatatgttaTAGTTCTCAACACGTAGAATGAAAGTGTTCATGGCCGAGATTCGATCACGGGTACTTTTTGAGATACAGCACTGCAAAGTTAAACTTTTCCTACCTTATTGCAGCGCAAAGTTGAACTTTGCAGTGCTGTATTTCGAAAAGTACCCGTGATCGAATCTCGGCTATGAACATTCTATTCTACGTGTTGAgaactacaacatattaaatttaaaaagaaattagccGAAAACTATTTCTCATAAAGGTTCTGTGGGGTCcttactataattattatattttacaacattaccGGAATTGTAACACATTGAAGACAGACAAGTGATCAGACCTCGAGACCATGAACACTTTTGTTCTACGTGTTGAGAActacaaaatatcaaatttttaaacaaattagcCGGAAGTCATTTCCCGTAAGAATTCTGCGGGGTCTTTTAGAAAATGATAATGACTTACAATgttacttattataaatattagaagaatttaatctttaacttaTTTCGCATAATTATAACGCGTATGTTATATTTATCGCATTCATTTTTATGTCAATTCCTTTCATTGTTGTTCTTTTCAAgtagcgccaagtttttgtagtttaaaaattttttatttcaataaaattttataggcGAAGGTCGGATAATATCGGACACctaaacttttttacaaataatttttttttgaatagCTAAATTTGAACACACTATATGCAATGCAAAACTTTATTCTTATACTTAAACACTTCTGGAaacccattttttaaaataaaaatatctttataatatatttagtataaaatgcttaactctgcgtagcgtagACGTTCGTAACGCAGTCAACGTAAGGTTAGAGTTACCcataggcgctgcaatcagtatgaacgaatcgccccggtgctcgatattacgaatagccccaacgtcaactgtgcgcattattgcgtatgatcgacaaaaatagacatcacacagcaaaaagtaaacatgaaatgtttcaaatacattcaactgaacacgatacattcaaagttttcagaaaaactttataatcttacttaaatttcaaagaaatgctgactatcagaaattacttcgaatgttgcaaaacacatttttcactatgATATTTTTACTATGACTTCAATATGACACTGTTgccaataaaactttgttagcaacatcgttacattaggacgtgtttacagtgtttaaagtaaatttttagtatgtacccataaaaagatattttctattatCGAATTACTCCGTCTAacgattattttataacaatataaaattataataataataattttatatatatatatatataattttatattgttataagtAACATtagttaataaatgaaaataaacattttttaacgtaaaaaaataaacaagtctttgaaaataaacagttttttaacattttgttctatataatatgaaataaaataactatatcTTATTTACTGTTTTTGGTACAAGTATCACATTTATAAAAGGATTGCTATTTTCAAGGTCAGCACAGTTTTCGTAAGCCTAATCTTTACAAAAATTGCATTGAATCCAATCTTCTTTGAACGTTTTACCACAGATAATGCAGTGAGTTTTTTGGCTTTCTTCCCTCTTTTCTTCTTCAAATTTTAGTGCCTTTTtagcttttatttttaacaaatcttcctctatttttcgcttttttttcgtctttttaattagttttgatCTCTTGgcttaaattgttttctttaataattctttttttttctttatttaaacgATTTTCTCCTTTTAGTCTTTTCTTATCTACagcaattctttcttttttctcttttattttttttcacgttGAACTTTATATGGAGTTGAggttaaaatttcacttttttctcTATGACTTTGTCTTGAGATGAATTTGATATTTGAACTACTAGAAAGAggtgaaattttttctaacaTCTTTCGGAATGCATTTGGCTAGGGAGAACACTGCTTTTTTTGAAGTTAAGATGATGAGAAAACCTCAGTCATaggtacagtcgtgttcattatagttgcgatattttttcttagatgcgtctctgaacacgcaactataacaagagctgagaacatgattggttcttacttgtggagcCAACCAATTACATTctccgctcgatgagcaaggctacattccaaaaaccatcgaagaaagtgtcgcaactataatgaacacgactgtacgtTTGTAATCTTTTTACCAACTGCTCGCACTTCCTCCATCTGCTCGTCTACTGCTGATTTTGAGGGCCCAGGTAAATTCAAAATCGTGGTAGATGAGGAAGGAACAGCTTCATCTTTTATAAGCTTGGTGGACGCATCACAAATATTCTGTGATTGTTTGGATGAGGACAATGAAGAAGCATAATCCAAATCATCGAAAACATTGCAGTTTAATGGATAAATGCCTGTACATTTGAAACCTGACTTGGCCAGttttattctacatttttttaaaaagacaaTATTTACCAAGCTAGCTATATCTTTGAGGATAATCTTTATGTTTTGGTACTTTCGCATCCAAAGTGAGCATGTCTTGTTATACGCATTTTTGAAAGGCTTCATAGCTATTCTATCAAGCAGCTGCAGCTTATGTGATGTATGAGGGGGCAAGCTGAGCATGTGAATATAATGCTATTTTGGAAATGTAATCACATCAAGGGCTTTGTGACTTGCGTGACCATCCAAGATTAATATGACAGGATCTTTCTCACTTGACTTTGCCCGTTCCACAAACATTTTCAGCCATTTAAGGAAATCTTCTTTCGTTATTCATCTACTTggttaaatatcaaaaatacttTCTAACGGTGCATCCTTTTTCAAATCATTGTTTAATCTCCTAcgtgaaaatacaaaaaatagagGAATAAATTGATCCCCAGAAGCATTGATCATCTTCAGcctgttttaataatattaaattagattaataatcatcacattaatttattttctattataaatgtTACGTCTAGcgttcaaaaaaagttttttttttatcacgccattc contains these protein-coding regions:
- the LOC113006250 gene encoding uncharacterized protein LOC113006250; translation: MKRAVGEKELIVNTEVNTEVVSNSKNCSSDEAFISAIEIHEPLWNIKLPTAQRSKEIKSSLWKEVCKEMNGKYTIESAKKKWKNLCDTHRRYAKEEKSVRSGSARKKKNKWMYYEQMGFMRDIELSEIITVSNINTRDSYEDDDEHDENEAPENQSSKRKKSRTKEEAIDRLTDALNASQPPVQFPAPPVFPPPPPPMDAVDAFLTMIGHELRSLNDNTRSDIMLNIHTYIHKEKKKDTN